In the Acropora muricata isolate sample 2 chromosome 1, ASM3666990v1, whole genome shotgun sequence genome, one interval contains:
- the LOC136924045 gene encoding uncharacterized protein, with protein MRSTDRVQRAIDPPSGNRKIKIILYADDIVLFCRSASSLQLSVDVMNSVFTRFGLKIAEDKTQTMIFNADEETLAQESIITLNGFAVENVRKFRYLGYWLSNTAKNPPLAEQISSAWSKWTEMKHILCDREIHLWIRVRMLESTVRARLLYAAQTELLSAAEHAKLESVWHQFLRKMIKNGLQRKNAPPRETKKQKAEWLKCEAENPELKEKWEWGYKITNEKLRKICGAAPIGTLAEKFHLKYIAHVTRMSNSALQKQMIYCEASRPQRRGQMKFWTKIKKATGIETEQLQKTMYNRNDFNKWMRDRYGFAPRPAKSGKPGPC; from the coding sequence ATGCGAAGCACCGACCGCGTTCAACGCGCCATAGACCCTCCCTCGGGGAACCGTAAGATCAAAATCATCCTCTACGCAGACGACATAGTCTTATTTTGTCGTTCAGCGTCGTCCCTTCAGCTCAGCGTCGATGTGATGAACTCAGTTTTCACCCGCTTCGGCCTAAAAATCGCTGAGGATAAGACTCAAACGATGATTTTCAATGCTGATGAGGAAACTCTCGCCCAAGAGTCCATCATCACGCTGAATGGCTTCGCTGTCGAGAACGTCCGCAAATTCCGCTACCTCGGCTACTGGCTCAGCAACACCGCGAAAAATCCGCCACTCGCTGAGCAAATTTCATCTGCCTGGTCAAAATGGACGGAAATGAAGCACATTTTGTGCGACCGAGAAATTCATCTTTGGATACGAGTCAGAATGCTAGAATCCACCGTACGCGCGCGACTCCTCTACGCTGCGCAGACCGAATTGCTGAGCGCTGCTGAGCACGCTAAGCTCGAATCTGTCTGGCATCAGTTTTTgcgaaaaatgatcaaaaacggGCTTCAGCGCAAAAATGCACCACCTCGGGAgaccaaaaagcaaaaagctgaGTGGTTGAAATGCGAAGCTGAAAATCCGGAGCTGAAGGAAAAATGGGAGTGGGGATATAAGATTACCAACGAAAAACTGAGGAAAATCTGCGGAGCCGCCCCGATAGGTACTCTCGCTGAGAAATTCCACCTAAAATATATCGCCCACGTTACAAGGATGTCCAACTCAGCGTTGCAAAAGCAGATGATCTACTGCGAAGCATCACGACCTCAGCGCAGAGGTCAAATGAAATTTTGGACAAAAATTAAGAAAGCTACCGGTATCGAGACCGAGCAGCTGCAGAAAACTATGTACAACAGGAACGATTTCAACAAGTGGATGCGAGACCGATATGGATTCGCTCCGCGGCCAGCCAAATCCGGAAAGCCGGGTCCGTGCTGA